A window from Primulina eburnea isolate SZY01 chromosome 2, ASM2296580v1, whole genome shotgun sequence encodes these proteins:
- the LOC140822720 gene encoding probable leucine-rich repeat receptor-like serine/threonine-protein kinase At3g14840, translating into MIVTMFLPIIRLVAFVFLVGFASSATLLPLDEQLSLRLIANTLGKTDWNFSADPCSGTGGWISQPAGAYENNVTCSCTNNTVCHVVSIILKGQSLTGTVPADIARLPFLQQIDLTRNYLNGTIPPEWGSMKLVNISLLGNRITGPIPKELANISTLANLTLEFNQLTGTIPPEFGNLPVIEKMLFTSNNLTGELPATLAKLTTLKDFRIGDNNFTGRIPDFIQNWTNITKIVMQGSGLSGPIPSGIATLTQLTDLRISDLNGSESAFPYLGNMTNLKTLILRSCNIVGQLPAYLGRMTKLKVLDVSFNNLTGPIPNSFSGISNTDYIYLTGNSLSGPLPSWMQTDGDVIDLSYNNLTYENSSSNCQPRKLNLFASSKASTPGVVSCLRSFHCSRRYYSIRINCGGKQVVDNKGTTYDGDVNSGGPSNFFQSTSNWAFSSTGHFLDDARPLDSYIWANSSNMVGDNPQLYMDARLSPLSLTYYGFCLINGNYTVNLHFAEIMFTSGPKYSSLGRRYFDVYIQGKLVLKDFNIEDEAGGVNKPLTKKFTAVVTDNTLDIRFFWAGKGTIGIPDRGVYGPLISAISVDPDFQPPPENSGKSGISGGAIAGIVFGVLSTVLLVMFILWWKFCRQEDTLENEFKNVDLQTTSFTLKQIKAATKNFDPTNKIGEGGFGPVYKGTMADGTMIAVKQLSSKSKQGNREFVNEIGMISALQNPHLVRLHGCCIEGNQLLLIYEYMENNSLARALFGPEQHRLHLDWPTRHKICIGIASGLAYLHEESRLKIVHRDIKATNILLDKNLNPKISDFGLAKLDEEENTHISTRIAGTHGYMAPEYAMRGYLTDKADVYSYGVVLLEIVSGKSNTSIRPKDECFYILDWAHSLKEDGNLMELVDSRLESNFDAEEVFTTINIALLCTSAVAAERPSMSSVVSILEGKTRVEQFVSNLNIPMDVIKPKKNGTEEDRVAKFNDVRGHSMSMDVPWTASSAATTDLYPAPLDSDYWERRAS; encoded by the exons ATGATCGTCACCATGTTCTTGCCGATAATTAGGCTCGTCGCATTCGTTTTCTTGGTGGGTTTTGCTTCGAGCGCCACCCTCTTGCCTCTCGACGAGC AGTTGTCTCTGCGTTTAATAGCGAACACTCTGGGGAAGACCGATTGGAATTTTAGCGCGGATCCGTGCAGCGGGACGGGGGGTTGGATTTCCCAGCCGGCCGGAGCATACGAGAATAACGTCACATGTAGCTGCACAAACAACACCGTTTGCCATGTTGTTAGTAT CATTCTCAAAGGACAGTCGCTTACTGGAACAGTGCCAGCAGATATTGCGAGACTCCCTTTTCTTCAGCAAAT TGATCTCACTCGCAACTACCTCAACGGCACAATCCCTCCGGAATGGGGTTCTATGAAACTCGTAAACAT TTCCCTCCTCGGAAACCGGATAACGGGTCCGATCCCGAAAGAACTCGCAAACATCAGCACGCTTGCGAATCT TACCTTGGAGTTCAATCAGCTGACAGGAACTATACCTCCGGAGTTCGGGAATCTTCCTGTCATAGAGAAAAT GCTCTTTACCTCGAACAATTTAACTGGAGAATTACCGGCGACGCTAGCAAAGTTGACCACGCTTAAGGACTT TCGTATCGGTGATAATAACTTCACAGGAAGAATTCCAGACTTTATTCAGAACTGGACAAACATAACGAAAAT AGTGATGCAGGGAAGTGGTTTGTCGGGACCAATTCCTTCCGGTATTGCTACCCTTACCCAATTAACCGACTT GAGAATTAGTGACCTCAATGGCAGTGAATCGGCTTTTCCATATCTCGGCAATATGACAAACCTTAAGACACT GATTTTGAGGAGTTGCAACATTGTTGGACAGTTGCCAGCTTATCTGGGAAGAATGACAAAGTTGAAAGTCTT AGACGTCAGTTTCAACAACCTAACTGGACCGATTCCGAACAGCTTCAGTGGCATATCTAACACAGATTACAT CTATCTAACTGGAAACTCCCTCTCTGGGCCATTACCTTCTTGGATGCAGACAGATGGAGACGTCat CGATCTTTCATACAACAATCTGACTTATGAAAATTCATCCTCAAATTGTCAGCCGCGCAAGCT GAATTTATTTGCAAGCTCAAAGGCCAGTACACC TGGTGTCGTTTCCTGCTTGAGAAGCTTTCATTGCAGTAGAC GATATTACTCCATCCGTATAAATTGCGGTGGGAAACAAGTGGTCGACAACAAAGGTACTACCTATGATGGTGATGTGAATTCTGGAGGGCCTTCGAATTTCTTCCAAAGTACGTCGAATTGGGCATTTAGTAGCACAGGACATTTCTTGGACGATGCTCGTCCCCTAGACTCGTACATCTGGGCCAACAGCTCAAACATGGTTGGGGACAATCCTCAGCTGTATATGGATGCACGACTCTCACCCCTGTCGTTGACTTACTACGGGTTTTGTCTGATAAACGGAAATTACACCGTGAACCTTCACTTTGCTGAAATAATGTTTACTAGTGGCCCGAAATACAGTAGTCTTGGGAGGCGTTATTTCGATGTTTACATTCAG GGGAAGCTTGTACTGAAGGATTTCAACATCGAAGATGAAGCCGGTGGAGTTAACAAACCGCTGACAAAAAAATTCACAGCTGTTGTGACTGATAACACGTTGGATATCCGCTTTTTTTGGGCTGGGAAGGGAACAATTGGCATACCTGACAGAGGAGTGTATGGCCCACTCATTTCAGCTATATCTGTAGATCCCG ATTTTCAGCCACCTCCAGAAAACAGTGGAAAAAGTGGCATTTCTGGAGGAGCTATAGCTGGAATAGTGTTTGGAGTTCTTTCGACGGTCTTGCTGGTTATGTTCATTCTTTGGTGGAAGTTCTGTCGGCAAGAAGATACCCTGGAAAACG AGTTTAAGAATGTAGACCTCCAAACTACATCATTTACCTTGAAGCAAATTAAAGCCGCCACAAAGAATTTTGACCCGACCAATAAGATTGGAGAAGGTGGTTTTGGTCCTGTCTACAAG GGAACTATGGCGGATGGTACTATGATTGCTGTAAAGCAGCTCTCTTCCAAATCGAAACAAGGCAACCGTGAGTTTGTCAATGAAATAGGCATGATTTCAGCTCTACAAAATCCTCATCTCGTGAGACTACATGGATGTTGTATCGAAGGAAACCAACTTTTGCTTATCTATGAGTACATGGAGAATAATAGCCTCGCTCGTGCGTTATTTG GTCCAGAACAACACCGGTTGCACTTGGATTGGCCTACGAGGCATAAGATTTGCATTGGTATAGCAAGTGGTTTGGCTTACCTGCACGAAGAATCAAGATTGAAAATTGTTCATCGTGACATCAAGGCAACAAACATACttctcgataaaaatcttaaccCAAAAATATCCGATTTTGGGCTTGCCAAACTTGACGAAGAGGAAAATACTCATATAAGCACACGAATCGCTGGAACTCA TGGATATATGGCGCCTGAATATGCTATGCGAGGCTATCTGACTGACAAAGCAGACGTATACAGTTATGGGGTGGTTCTTTTGGAGATTGTTAGTGGAAAGAGCAATACAAGCATCAGGCCAAAGGATGAATGCTTCTATATTCTCGACTGG GCTCATTCCTTGAAGGAAGACGGAAATTTAATGGAACTAGTCGACTCCCGATTGGAATCAAACTTTGATGCAGAAGAAGTTTTCACAACTATCAACATAGCTCTTCTTTGTACGAGTGCTGTAGCCGCAGAAAGACCAAGTATGTCATCTGTGGTCAGCATACTCGAAGGAAAGACCCGTGTTGAACAGTTTGTTTCGAACTTGAACATCCCGATGGACGTgattaaacccaaaaaaaaTGGAACTGAGGAGGACAGGGTGGCTAAGTTTAACGATGTTCGGGGACACAGTATGTCGATGGACGTGCCTTGGACTGCTTCATCTGCTGCTACTACTGATCTTTATCCAGCCCCTTTGGATAGTGATTACTGGGAAAGGAGGGCGTCGTAA
- the LOC140822721 gene encoding uncharacterized protein has protein sequence MYNDESTMEKSPNSFSDNTRACYPKIDLDDYVPGICSSKFCEGSESASQLVHGEGTFNRDGTSEISGLDVRHSKYLVAVDEKPSKYFYYDTPLHEETGVWIPVSVPPLPETEREEWNRSFYLNGGCLPEGDMGWNECLGEDKEMTMWDVVLDMLLAVRGRIWSLTSGDIYGYSITWMSNQLLEQAWREMAQTLTDANFGKMKEILEAEPPKWLPDSAASACMLCNVRFHPIMCSRHHCRFCGGIFCHGCSQGRSLLPEKFRLGNPQRVCDVCCVRLESVQSCLINQVSRASQFPTHDLTDLSTLRSWLNFPWGQSMEHEIYKATNTILGYTKVGSVTPEKSIPGAILKRAKGLAIITVVKVGLMVTYNVGTGLVIARRKDGSWSPPSAITSFGIGWGVQAGGEVTDYIIVLRTDSAVKTFGGNVHMSVGAGLSAAVGIIGRAAEADIRAGDGGCAACYTYSCSKGAFVGCSLEGNVVTTRTRENSRFYGNPSIPAAEILLGSMPQPPAASTLYRALADLYRKQQ, from the exons ATGTATAACGATGAATCGACGATGGAGAAGTCTCCGAACAGCTTCTCGGACAACACACGTGCGTGTTATCCCAAGATTGATCTCGATGATTACGTGCCCGGGATTTGCTCATCAAAG TTTTGTGAAGGTTCTGAATCAGCCAGTCAACTTGTTCACGGAGAGGGGACTTTTAATAGAGATGGTACGAGTGAAATAAGTGGGTTGGATGTTAGACATAGCAAATATTTGGTTGCCGTTGATGAAAAACCgagtaaatatttttattacgaCACACCTCTTCATGAAGAAACTGGGGTATGGATACCTGTATCTGTTCCACCTTTACCAGAAACGGAAAGAGAAGAATGGAATAGAAGCTTCTACTTGAATGGTGGATGCCTGCCTGAGGGTGACATGGGTTGGAATGAGTGTCTCGGGGAAGATAAAGAGATGACCATGTGGGATGTTGTTCTCGACATGTTGCTAGCAGTCAGAGGGAGAATCTGGTCACTGACTTCAGGTGATATTTATGGATATAGCATTACTTGGATGTCTAACCAACTTCTAGAGCAAGCCTGGAGAGAGATGGCTCAAACTCTTACGGATGCCAACTTTGGTAAAATGAAGGAAATTCTGGAAGCTGAGCCACCAAAGTGGTTGCCTGATAGCGCTGCTTCTGCTTGCATGTTGTGCAACGTGCGCTTTCATCCAATTATGTGTTCTAGACACCACTGTAGATTTTGTGGTGGCATTTTCTGCCATGGTTGCTCCCAGGGACGGAGCTTGTTGCCTGAAAAATTCAGACTTGGGAACCCTCAACGAGTTTGTGATGTGTGCTGTGTGCGGCTTGAGTCTGTCCAATCATGCTTGATCAACCAAGTAAGTCGTGCCTCACAGTTTCCGACCCATGATTTGACGGACCTAAGCACGTTACGTTCTTGGCTTAATTTTCCATGGGGCCAATCTATGGAACACGAAATATACAAGGCAACAAACACTATTCTAGGTTATACTAAG GTTGGATCTGTGACACCTGAAAAGTCTATACCTGGTGCAATTCTAAAGCGAGCCAAGGGCCTTGCCATCATAACTGTTGTCAAGGTTGGCTTGATGGTTACTTACAACGTCGGGACAGGGTTAGTGATTGCACGTAGAAAAGATGGATCTTGGTCTCCGCCGTCTGCTATCACATCCTTTGGTATTGGTTGGGGAGTGCAG GCTGGTGGGGAAGTGACAGATTATATAATAGTGTTGAGGACAGATTCTGCTGTGAAGACATTTGGTGGTAACGTTCATATGTCCGTTGGAGCAGGTTTAAGTGCTGCTGTTGGTATTATTGGAAGGGCTGCTGAAGCTGACATAAGAGCAGGTGATGGTGGCTGTGCTGCTTGCTATACTTACAGTTGCAGTAAAG GTGCATTTGTTGGTTGCTCTCTTGAAGGAAATGTTGTGACAACACGAACACGCGAAAATTCCAGGTTTTACGGTAATCCATCCATCCCTGCAGCCGAGATTCTTCTCGGTTCTATGCCTCAGCCCCCTGCAGCTTCCACGCTCTATCGGGCATTGGCAGACTTGTACCGGAAGCAGCAGTAG